The Verrucomicrobium spinosum DSM 4136 = JCM 18804 genome includes a region encoding these proteins:
- a CDS encoding LTA synthase family protein codes for MSRPSDDATHSSSSAPSAHLQSVHVRLRALVSRFRLPLWNALFLFVGFQMVRVLLVARFHPVEPQPLGSYARLFLVGLHRDLVVSLLLSTPLGLWCAMTSSRGAKPPGRGGRALLTSFLAFSWLLQVFLMVAELNFFAEFNSRFNTVAIDYLIYPHEVFANMYQSFPLGWILGGVTAGGSVITWLLLKLAGPARQVPRSSSISAPRRAGSALSWVLPVVLLTATLPLVPWQQSHDRVMNELGNNGLVAGVTAAVTRNLDYTAFYPHMDREAAYRRVKALLATPDATYVDPHDVYNLRRRIHGRPGTRPFNVCLLMEESLGSEFWGSLGRTKKDGTPHTLTPHLDRLANEEGWLFDNLWADGNRTIRGFEGILASFPPLPGDSIVARDRTENVETLGRVMTRQGYETLFMYAGRSLFDGMGPFAIKNGWKRFLHQGNFEKPVFTNAWGVSNEDLYARAILEMRSMHQTGKPFLLTMLSVSNHVPFTYPARGPSPLDALHLENGKAAPDYPQGRISQNPDEHRRDFAVRYVDWCLGRFFQEVKKEPFWQDTLFVVVADHGARVYGSQAVPIKSYEIPMLVLGPAVVKQPQRQSMLACQLDVAPTILGLIGQPYESLFFGRDLLHTPETPFAKVLMHHNREVASYRDERMVVFGLNQSMEFFGGNPKSGKMAPLPGVDPRGAPIADDATALFQVADDLYMNRRYRIDGVESSAGGAEQPRVAKASPVR; via the coding sequence ATGTCACGCCCTTCCGATGATGCTACTCATTCCTCCAGTTCTGCCCCGTCCGCTCATTTGCAGTCCGTCCACGTCCGTCTGAGGGCGTTGGTGAGCCGGTTCCGGCTGCCTTTGTGGAACGCGCTGTTCCTCTTCGTGGGATTTCAGATGGTGCGTGTGTTGCTTGTGGCGAGGTTTCACCCAGTGGAGCCGCAGCCTCTGGGCTCCTACGCGCGCCTCTTTTTGGTGGGCTTGCACAGGGATCTGGTGGTGTCTCTGCTGCTGAGCACGCCGCTTGGCTTGTGGTGTGCCATGACTTCGAGCCGCGGTGCAAAACCTCCCGGCAGGGGGGGGAGGGCGCTGCTCACAAGTTTCTTGGCGTTTTCCTGGCTGCTCCAGGTGTTCCTGATGGTGGCGGAGTTGAATTTCTTTGCCGAGTTCAATTCTCGGTTCAATACGGTGGCGATCGATTACCTGATCTATCCACATGAGGTCTTTGCCAATATGTACCAGTCGTTTCCGCTGGGTTGGATTCTCGGGGGTGTGACGGCGGGTGGCTCGGTGATCACGTGGCTGCTGCTGAAGCTGGCAGGCCCGGCCCGCCAGGTGCCCAGGAGTTCTTCCATCTCTGCCCCGCGGCGCGCTGGTTCTGCGTTAAGCTGGGTGTTGCCCGTGGTCCTGCTTACGGCGACTCTGCCTCTCGTCCCATGGCAGCAGAGTCATGACCGGGTGATGAACGAGCTGGGGAACAATGGGCTGGTCGCAGGGGTGACCGCAGCGGTGACGCGAAATCTGGACTATACTGCCTTCTATCCGCACATGGACCGTGAGGCGGCCTACCGTAGGGTGAAGGCGCTGTTGGCCACACCGGATGCGACTTATGTGGACCCGCACGACGTGTACAATCTCCGCCGCCGGATCCATGGCCGGCCGGGCACCCGGCCTTTCAACGTGTGTCTGCTCATGGAGGAGAGCCTGGGCAGCGAGTTCTGGGGCAGTCTGGGCCGAACCAAGAAAGACGGCACTCCTCACACCCTCACCCCGCACCTGGACCGGTTGGCGAACGAGGAAGGCTGGCTGTTTGACAACCTCTGGGCCGACGGCAATAGGACCATTCGCGGGTTCGAGGGTATTTTGGCAAGCTTTCCACCGCTGCCAGGTGACAGTATTGTGGCGCGTGACCGGACGGAAAACGTCGAGACCCTGGGACGGGTGATGACCCGTCAAGGGTATGAGACGCTCTTCATGTATGCCGGCCGCAGCCTGTTCGATGGCATGGGCCCCTTTGCCATCAAGAATGGGTGGAAGCGCTTTTTGCATCAAGGCAATTTCGAAAAGCCTGTCTTCACGAATGCGTGGGGCGTCAGCAATGAGGATCTCTATGCCCGGGCCATCCTGGAAATGAGGTCAATGCATCAGACGGGGAAACCATTCCTCCTGACGATGCTGTCTGTCTCAAACCACGTGCCTTTTACCTATCCTGCAAGGGGCCCGTCGCCTTTGGATGCGCTGCACCTCGAAAATGGGAAAGCCGCTCCAGACTATCCTCAAGGAAGGATTTCTCAGAACCCCGATGAACATCGGAGAGATTTCGCGGTGCGTTATGTGGACTGGTGTCTTGGACGCTTCTTCCAGGAGGTTAAAAAGGAACCTTTCTGGCAGGATACCCTTTTTGTCGTGGTGGCAGACCATGGGGCGCGGGTTTACGGGAGCCAGGCGGTCCCGATCAAGAGCTATGAGATCCCCATGCTCGTTTTAGGCCCGGCTGTGGTGAAGCAGCCGCAACGCCAGTCGATGCTGGCCTGCCAGTTGGACGTGGCACCAACCATTCTCGGCCTCATCGGGCAGCCTTACGAATCTCTTTTCTTCGGCAGGGATCTTCTGCATACCCCAGAGACGCCCTTTGCCAAGGTGCTGATGCACCACAATCGGGAAGTCGCTTCTTATCGAGATGAACGGATGGTCGTGTTTGGATTGAACCAGAGCATGGAGTTCTTTGGTGGGAATCCCAAAAGTGGAAAGATGGCTCCGCTGCCCGGCGTGGACCCCCGTGGCGCTCCGATAGCTGATGACGCCACCGCCCTGTTTCAGGTGGCCGATGATCTCTACATGAACAGGCGCTACCGGATCGATGGAGTGGAATCGTCTGCGGGTGGGGCGGAGCAACCCCGCGTGGCCAAGGCGAGCCCAGTTCGATGA
- a CDS encoding DnaJ C-terminal domain-containing protein, which produces MSVEFKDYYATLGVARDAKEEDIKKAFRKLARKHHPDVAEDKKGAEEKFKEINEAYEVLGDPVKRQKYDTLGSNWREAEQHQGQAPPQWGGGRRYTSATGPQGQGPAQEFHFDGTGFSDFFEQYFGGGGHSGQFHGFGDEEGFAEEMHRQENRPRRGHDVEGDILVTLHEVLHGTERPLSLATTDPRTGKREAKSFTVRIPPGAPEGKRIRVAGHGGEGAGGGAAGDLFLKVRYAAHPDFRARGGDLYYDLDLAPWEAVLGTEVVVRGLQGGIKVRVPAGTAQNAQLRLKGQGLPQGKTGERGDLYVIAHIQVPTQLSDQELALWQKLASESHFNPRS; this is translated from the coding sequence ATGTCTGTGGAATTCAAGGACTACTACGCAACTCTTGGTGTCGCCCGGGACGCCAAGGAGGAAGACATCAAAAAGGCCTTCCGCAAGCTGGCCCGGAAACACCATCCGGATGTAGCGGAGGACAAGAAGGGGGCGGAGGAGAAGTTCAAGGAGATCAACGAGGCCTATGAGGTGTTGGGTGATCCTGTGAAGCGTCAGAAGTACGATACTCTAGGGTCGAACTGGCGCGAAGCGGAGCAGCATCAGGGACAGGCGCCGCCGCAATGGGGTGGAGGAAGACGGTACACAAGCGCGACAGGACCACAGGGCCAAGGCCCCGCCCAAGAGTTTCATTTCGATGGCACGGGTTTTAGTGACTTCTTTGAGCAGTATTTTGGCGGAGGCGGTCACAGCGGCCAGTTTCACGGATTTGGCGATGAGGAAGGGTTTGCCGAAGAAATGCATCGGCAGGAGAACCGGCCTCGACGGGGGCACGATGTGGAGGGAGACATCTTGGTCACGCTTCACGAGGTGCTGCATGGGACGGAGCGCCCCCTCTCTCTGGCCACCACAGACCCTCGCACTGGAAAAAGGGAGGCAAAGTCCTTCACGGTGCGAATTCCTCCAGGAGCACCGGAGGGCAAGCGCATCCGCGTGGCGGGGCATGGTGGAGAGGGGGCCGGCGGCGGTGCTGCTGGGGACCTGTTTCTAAAAGTGCGCTACGCGGCGCACCCTGATTTCCGAGCGCGGGGAGGGGACCTCTACTACGACCTCGATCTAGCCCCTTGGGAGGCTGTGCTGGGCACAGAGGTCGTGGTGCGTGGGCTTCAGGGTGGCATCAAAGTGCGCGTTCCCGCCGGCACCGCCCAGAATGCTCAGCTCCGGCTAAAAGGTCAAGGATTGCCCCAAGGCAAAACCGGGGAGCGAGGCGATCTCTACGTGATTGCCCACATTCAGGTCCCCACCCAGTTGAGCGATCAAGAGCTCGCCCTCTGGCAGAAGCTCGCGTCCGAGTCTCACTTTAACCCCCGTTCCTGA
- a CDS encoding chaperone modulator CbpM — protein sequence MNPTDPAESETFTVHSLEGVVELTHTSRHLVAVYCRHGFISPLSEEVHGGWTFDDEAVRKLRRMESMRSAFGINLAGLHLIEELQQELETLREEVRFLRGQVR from the coding sequence ATGAATCCGACTGATCCTGCTGAGTCTGAAACCTTCACGGTGCATTCCCTGGAAGGAGTGGTGGAGCTGACTCACACTTCTCGTCACTTGGTCGCCGTGTACTGCCGGCACGGCTTCATCTCCCCCCTGAGTGAGGAGGTGCATGGAGGCTGGACCTTTGACGATGAGGCGGTGCGGAAACTCCGCCGCATGGAATCCATGAGGTCCGCCTTCGGCATCAATCTAGCGGGACTCCATCTGATTGAGGAACTTCAGCAGGAGTTGGAGACCCTGCGTGAGGAGGTGCGCTTCCTCCGTGGGCAGGTGCGATGA
- a CDS encoding histidinol-phosphatase, giving the protein MPRSAPIYFDSHMHTPLCKHAWGEPEEYARRAVEQGLKGIIITCHSPMPRGFWPGVRMADSQFDEYVALVENCREKFAGQVEVRLGLESDYFPGFEDWARDLHQRADFHYILGSVHWQGPEYRSLFEQKGPDAFRRSYFDNLATSAETGLFDSLAHPDLIKNYHADDWKFEHWEDEVVQALDRIAKTGVAMELNTSGVHKSYSEMNPSLPMLKLMQERGIPVVMGSDSHKPSRVAESFVNALRTVQDAGYDRVSIFQNRKREELLIADILPTLGKGAETVDVAEVR; this is encoded by the coding sequence ATGCCCCGTTCTGCTCCGATCTATTTCGACTCCCACATGCACACCCCGTTGTGCAAACACGCATGGGGAGAGCCCGAAGAATACGCCCGCCGTGCGGTCGAGCAGGGGCTCAAAGGCATCATCATCACCTGTCACAGCCCCATGCCCCGTGGCTTCTGGCCGGGCGTTCGTATGGCGGACTCGCAGTTCGACGAGTATGTCGCGCTCGTGGAGAACTGTCGTGAAAAGTTTGCCGGTCAGGTTGAGGTGCGCCTCGGGCTGGAGAGTGACTACTTCCCGGGGTTTGAAGATTGGGCAAGGGATCTGCACCAGCGGGCCGACTTTCACTACATCCTTGGCTCCGTGCACTGGCAGGGACCTGAGTACCGATCCCTGTTTGAGCAGAAGGGGCCAGACGCGTTCCGCCGCAGCTACTTTGACAACCTTGCCACCTCCGCCGAGACGGGCCTGTTCGACAGCCTGGCCCACCCGGACCTGATCAAGAACTACCATGCCGATGACTGGAAGTTTGAGCACTGGGAAGACGAGGTGGTGCAGGCGCTTGATCGCATTGCCAAAACCGGCGTGGCCATGGAGCTCAACACCTCCGGCGTCCATAAAAGCTACTCAGAGATGAACCCGAGTCTGCCCATGCTCAAGCTCATGCAAGAGCGCGGCATTCCCGTCGTGATGGGATCCGACTCCCACAAGCCCAGCCGGGTGGCAGAAAGCTTCGTCAATGCCCTGCGCACCGTGCAGGATGCGGGCTATGATCGCGTCAGTATTTTCCAGAACCGCAAGCGCGAGGAATTGCTCATCGCAGATATCCTGCCGACGTTGGGGAAAGGCGCTGAGACGGTGGACGTGGCGGAAGTTCGTTGA
- a CDS encoding IS4-like element ISVsp5 family transposase: MKFKPAKVIGSVLGQLCKLIPGHLVANLCAQHHHGSQPRTFSSWSHVVSLLYAQLTHSISLNDVCDSLRHHAGALAAIRGATPPARNTLSHANKNRDSDLMETLFWKMLDHLQHRHPGFGLRYEGLPRRFRRAIYAIDSSTIALVANCMSWAKHRQRKAAAKLHLRLNLQTFLPAFAIIEEASHHDDSRSRALCASLKDGEIALFDKAYINFAHLWELTGRGIFWVTRAKDNMSYRVTRKLQARPQGKVLRDDLIVLKGARSLSQHPGPLRRVEMLVELDGKEVRMAFITNQTEWAASTVGELYQSRWGIEVFFKQIKQTLCICDFLGHSKNAIRWQLWAALLLYVLLRFLAQVSGWPHSFTRLFTMIRGVTWSRVDLLRLLAFYGTAGGPWKMRASPQSVYLPGLEPPVYGTAGVA; the protein is encoded by the coding sequence ATGAAATTCAAACCAGCCAAAGTCATTGGAAGCGTTCTGGGGCAGCTTTGCAAGCTCATTCCCGGGCACTTGGTCGCGAACCTCTGCGCTCAACACCACCACGGCAGCCAGCCGCGCACCTTCAGTTCCTGGAGTCACGTGGTCAGCCTGCTCTACGCGCAACTGACACACTCCATCAGTCTCAACGATGTGTGCGACAGCTTGAGGCATCATGCCGGGGCCCTCGCTGCCATCCGCGGAGCGACACCGCCAGCCCGCAACACCCTGTCCCATGCCAATAAGAATCGGGACAGCGACCTGATGGAGACCCTCTTTTGGAAGATGTTGGATCATCTCCAGCATCGGCACCCCGGGTTTGGCCTGCGCTATGAAGGACTGCCCCGGCGGTTTAGACGGGCCATCTACGCCATCGACTCCAGCACCATCGCCCTGGTGGCCAACTGTATGAGTTGGGCCAAGCACCGGCAGCGCAAGGCGGCGGCCAAGCTCCATTTGCGTCTCAACCTGCAAACCTTCCTGCCAGCCTTTGCCATCATCGAAGAAGCCTCTCATCATGATGACTCGCGCTCCCGCGCGCTTTGTGCCAGCCTCAAAGACGGGGAAATTGCCTTGTTTGACAAGGCTTACATCAACTTTGCCCACCTCTGGGAGTTGACCGGGCGGGGCATCTTCTGGGTCACCCGTGCCAAGGACAACATGAGCTACCGGGTGACGCGCAAGCTCCAGGCACGGCCGCAAGGCAAGGTGCTGCGCGATGACCTCATTGTGCTCAAAGGAGCCAGGAGCCTTTCGCAACATCCCGGCCCGCTGCGCCGGGTGGAGATGCTCGTGGAGCTTGACGGCAAGGAAGTGCGCATGGCCTTTATCACCAACCAGACAGAATGGGCCGCCAGCACGGTAGGAGAACTCTACCAGAGCCGCTGGGGCATTGAAGTGTTCTTCAAGCAGATCAAGCAAACGCTCTGCATCTGTGATTTTTTGGGACATAGCAAAAACGCGATCCGCTGGCAGCTCTGGGCGGCCCTGTTGCTCTATGTGCTGCTGCGGTTCCTGGCACAAGTATCGGGCTGGCCGCACAGCTTCACCCGCCTCTTCACGATGATCCGAGGGGTGACTTGGAGCCGGGTGGATCTGCTCAGATTGCTGGCGTTCTATGGGACAGCAGGCGGTCCATGGAAGATGCGAGCCAGCCCGCAAAGCGTGTATCTGCCTGGGCTGGAGCCCCCCGTCTATGGGACAGCAGGCGTCGCATAA
- a CDS encoding glycosyltransferase family 39 protein: MSLPTPLTHIRQHWQRLTTQHGRAGAVLLLVLAALLVGSVVYTLEAEAPWGKTVQKRLAKGRELDVPEYRIIGLWWASIASAASAALLLATYRSWLPKKKDKLPQQSRGAPAWFWAAILAITLLGAWERAPRLHHSLWNDEEYSLRVYSHGEWVQKDGVTLFKPVTWEKTLFDNGHGNNHVFTAAATRISLSIWRTFTGAPAGAFDEAALRMPSFLSSLVTIIFVGWLGCQMGGPAVGLAAAALLAISPWHIRYSAESKGYSTMLAFMAVNLAAALLASREGRLRWWLIFAVTEAGYLLCFAGSLYVAAAVNLFLAAEFWISGRHRDILKLVGFNLLGAIPVIWWMGPSVPQIMAYLNNPDSPRLDMGWPWLRDLLSGWAIGWGHTNPLPELHTGSSWEMEMAHAGWPFKMLMLGVLPALALLGFVAAWRKPASQFLGVTAVTVAAALAYAHTALKHQPMWVWYLIYTVIPMVLVLPLGVQLLTRHRPRLEAGLLTLLVGAFAWVTWDSTAKIREHDRQPIRETVEYVRLQAPTALTGTFGVSDRQAESYDHDVHVLKTPADLDALIKDAETRSLPLYIYLCGESVTGPRHPELFQRVKKSGEFEMLTHLRGTEEMFGYHVYRWRGSQG, translated from the coding sequence ATGAGTTTGCCCACCCCTCTCACCCACATCCGCCAGCACTGGCAGCGTCTCACCACGCAACATGGGCGGGCGGGAGCCGTGCTGCTTCTCGTGCTGGCAGCCCTGCTGGTGGGCAGTGTGGTGTACACTTTGGAAGCAGAAGCCCCCTGGGGAAAGACGGTGCAAAAGCGTCTGGCAAAAGGGCGCGAACTGGATGTGCCGGAATATCGGATCATCGGTCTCTGGTGGGCCAGCATTGCCAGCGCAGCCAGTGCCGCTCTGCTGCTCGCCACCTACCGGTCATGGCTACCAAAAAAGAAGGACAAGCTGCCTCAGCAAAGCCGGGGTGCCCCGGCATGGTTCTGGGCGGCCATCCTGGCCATCACGCTCCTTGGAGCCTGGGAACGTGCGCCACGCCTTCATCACAGTCTCTGGAATGACGAGGAATACTCACTGCGCGTCTATTCCCACGGAGAATGGGTTCAAAAGGACGGTGTCACTCTTTTCAAACCCGTAACCTGGGAGAAAACCCTCTTCGACAACGGTCATGGAAACAACCATGTCTTCACTGCCGCCGCCACCCGCATTTCACTCAGCATCTGGCGGACATTCACCGGAGCCCCTGCCGGAGCATTTGACGAAGCCGCGCTGCGCATGCCTTCCTTTCTGTCATCGTTGGTAACGATCATCTTCGTAGGCTGGTTGGGGTGCCAGATGGGCGGTCCCGCGGTGGGCCTGGCCGCAGCCGCCCTTCTGGCCATCTCCCCCTGGCATATACGTTATTCGGCTGAGTCCAAGGGCTACTCCACCATGCTGGCCTTCATGGCGGTGAATCTGGCCGCAGCTCTGCTGGCCTCCAGAGAGGGTCGTCTGCGCTGGTGGCTCATCTTTGCGGTGACGGAGGCGGGTTACCTGCTCTGCTTTGCGGGATCTCTGTATGTGGCGGCAGCGGTAAACCTCTTCCTTGCGGCAGAGTTCTGGATTTCCGGACGTCATCGAGATATCCTGAAGCTCGTGGGCTTCAATCTCCTGGGAGCCATACCGGTGATCTGGTGGATGGGACCCAGCGTCCCACAGATCATGGCGTACCTGAACAACCCCGACTCACCGCGCCTCGACATGGGCTGGCCTTGGCTGCGGGATTTGCTATCAGGATGGGCCATCGGCTGGGGGCACACGAATCCCCTCCCTGAACTTCACACTGGCTCCAGCTGGGAAATGGAGATGGCGCACGCGGGATGGCCCTTCAAGATGCTCATGCTCGGTGTACTGCCCGCGCTGGCGCTTCTAGGATTCGTCGCTGCCTGGCGCAAGCCAGCATCCCAATTTCTCGGAGTGACGGCTGTCACGGTGGCTGCCGCGCTGGCCTACGCACATACCGCCCTGAAGCACCAGCCCATGTGGGTGTGGTACTTGATCTACACCGTGATCCCCATGGTGCTCGTCCTGCCTCTGGGCGTCCAGCTCCTGACCCGCCACAGACCTCGCCTGGAAGCCGGATTGCTGACGCTCCTGGTGGGCGCATTTGCATGGGTCACCTGGGACTCCACGGCCAAGATCCGTGAGCACGACCGCCAACCCATCCGCGAGACGGTGGAGTACGTTCGTTTGCAGGCACCCACTGCCCTCACCGGCACCTTCGGCGTGAGCGATCGCCAGGCAGAGAGCTACGACCACGATGTGCATGTACTAAAGACCCCCGCTGATCTGGACGCCCTCATCAAAGACGCCGAGACCCGCTCTCTGCCGCTCTACATCTATCTCTGCGGCGAGTCCGTCACCGGCCCGCGGCACCCAGAGCTTTTTCAACGGGTGAAGAAGTCGGGAGAGTTTGAGATGCTTACCCACCTCCGGGGAACAGAGGAGATGTTTGGGTACCACGTTTATCGTTGGAGAGGAAGTCAGGGGTAG